The Tenacibaculum jejuense genome includes a window with the following:
- a CDS encoding Ig-like domain-containing protein, whose translation MTLEVFSQSPKFSFSQEIIEVKTNENIQEIKVYKGSFTSHKQLANREAILGDLFKDTSTLYFSPVLPFQLNTTYTVIVNDSFFEFLIPLKTDYKKLNVAAIYPNTSKLPSNFLKWYVAFSKPVNPANIYNHIRLINNKTKEKVDRALLPLENALLSNDGKLLTLWIEPGRQKRDLGPNKHLGEVLNEGVSYTLLIDEKLKDTEGVAMGKTFEHAFHVIGSDRIQPSIKKWEFVLPKSNTNQSLVIQLNDNLDFGSLHNSLQIINTKGQVISGSFKIKTNESTIEFTPNTSWKKGDYILKCDKIIEDVSGNNLERLFDRDVTKKKTKPILERKFSIS comes from the coding sequence ATGACTTTGGAGGTGTTTTCTCAATCTCCAAAGTTTTCTTTTTCTCAGGAGATTATTGAAGTAAAAACAAATGAAAATATACAAGAAATTAAAGTATACAAAGGTTCATTTACTTCGCACAAACAGTTAGCAAATAGAGAAGCTATTTTAGGAGATCTTTTTAAAGATACTTCTACTTTGTATTTTTCTCCAGTATTACCTTTTCAATTAAACACAACATATACAGTTATTGTAAATGATTCTTTTTTTGAGTTTTTAATTCCGTTAAAAACAGATTATAAAAAATTAAATGTAGCAGCAATTTATCCGAATACATCAAAGTTACCTTCAAATTTTTTGAAATGGTATGTTGCCTTTTCAAAACCAGTAAATCCAGCTAATATTTATAATCATATTAGGCTGATAAATAATAAAACAAAAGAAAAAGTAGATCGAGCTTTGCTGCCTTTAGAAAACGCTTTATTATCTAACGACGGAAAATTATTAACCTTATGGATTGAACCTGGAAGACAAAAAAGAGATTTAGGTCCGAATAAACATTTGGGAGAAGTTTTAAATGAAGGAGTATCGTATACTTTACTGATTGATGAAAAATTAAAAGATACAGAAGGTGTTGCTATGGGAAAAACATTTGAACATGCTTTTCATGTTATTGGTTCAGATAGAATTCAGCCAAGTATAAAAAAGTGGGAATTTGTTTTACCAAAATCAAATACAAATCAGTCTTTAGTAATTCAATTAAATGATAATTTAGATTTCGGAAGTCTACATAATAGCTTACAAATTATCAATACAAAAGGACAAGTAATTTCAGGAAGTTTTAAAATTAAAACCAATGAAAGTACAATTGAATTTACTCCAAATACTTCTTGGAAAAAAGGTGATTATATTTTGAAATGTGATAAAATAATCGAAGATGTTTCAGGAAATAATCTAGAACGTTTATTCG